A DNA window from Paramormyrops kingsleyae isolate MSU_618 chromosome 10, PKINGS_0.4, whole genome shotgun sequence contains the following coding sequences:
- the kdm6ba gene encoding uncharacterized protein kdm6ba isoform X2, with product MHHTAEQFGGRSSRDSFPLSELNHGSWAPVAGRHWGPPPRGLPPVSQPQLLHLPSGHLTGPNHPSKFFSSGRPGDKLEPSLRASWESAGLMGPDVGRGYQNPSRPHHEYGLAGRHSALLRFGGPYQPPASRNPAPLGSMWSPLAQSRPFPGKIIGAQLKRPAPPLVEHSIIQHAPPPHPPPNEECPSPSKRKRTGSSEQAPHPGGQRLPLLPLSPSHYPPPKPAFWSPLHKGGAPWPVLDRKSTPGDFQEVPKPPIGGFSYKFPPNTPLPVSPSPLSSPAYSQGHGGPPPPLGHGAHFPPPLPLLPLGRGLPHPRGAEGGQPPQDKERLAPSPANFTGVPYSHRHHQPSPGSGLSETQRCPPEAWRPHGQQPLHTQQSGQYGTAPESQGTQHQNGAQETRGPRAGQHAAPSRTPVITSSPSSLSAYKSPCRPSLYTGNMSAVPSVTTAPPAVSTAPSTHTSWSGKAPVGLVRPELKGSPLDSGSSRASGGSHRPQPLSQGARSYFKEGPGVAVSSCSSPGSRLELPGDRLLGRVSDPMTSASAAAPALSRPPLLRAAPVAPQSIEEALDKLDAELQGVEKRQEWEGMKKKRDEEKEQKKVQEGRCETRPGNSESLGQLLSSSPLGPPQASSKTPSPPTSQPSAPYPWLGQAGAPPQPQGPAERPLPPPLTPQTDSAREKQRQRAEWARGASQSPQSQALSGITRPPALGLPALPTPLMPSLSKDSLKEISGKDCTASTLPHRDPPKLLQAPTSCSGLGSLGSGAADSDSAPFEEESPELSTILPDGLANIMKMLDESIKKEEEQYSGSDVPSYSPPSPLPRYLCAPQLLPATKPNPGEDFGPAGHTSPPVLSRQGSLASPCSRSSSLCEDEEEEVPPSSKTLHSPDTGTGLATGYRYSDLAKLYGLPEPAKAEGDNEEEEEEEDEEEDHSCSPPPQRPHLHQTGMSSTLLDSDVERQKYTYRGGPFGRPPPNALGGVKYSSSLSLGPDICRQQQESSVQLPAQPCPPPGPPSQEPAWSKAQKREDDTLDIYQMEHEDTKGTLGVFRKGEKGFSALRDPSKADPEAGPPRSKMKLTTISESSLAELGRSCEVLLTRHGMPSRTPAEKESQKTGKDRDRDKEKRKYDSKKHQQRKERKKKHRERKDEMTSSSSSSSTISSHSSSSRKHKEGKSHRDKKGREVLGNVDLQCKEVREKVRSAESEERRKRKEEGGVPTDEGEQGTWASSDSGAGVSTVISGSAALGMGPADLLKLKALSDGPPKELKIRLIKVESGDRETFIASEVEEKRIPLSEITIKNTAAEVVRACKGARIKGKFRESYLLPAFSVKPVLPMGHPIPREKLNPPTPSIYLESKRDAFSPVLLQFCTDSKNPITVIRGLAGSLRLNLGLFSTKSLVEANADHAVEVRTQVQQPADENWDPSGSAQTWPCESSRSHTTIAKYAQYQASSFQESLQEEKGSDEEDDDEEEEEKKTSVPEPLFTGPSTEQKPVGKIIKFGTNIDLSDPKRWKPQLQELLKLPAFMRVSSSGNMLSHVGHTILGMNSVQLYMKVPGSRTPGHQENNNFCSVNINIGPGDCEWFAVHDNYWEVINDFCERNGVDYLTGSWWPVLEDLYRANIPVYRFIQRPGDLVWINAGTVHWVQAVGWCNNIAWNVGPLNSYQYQLALERFEWNEVKKVKSIVPMIHVSWNVARTVKITDPDTYKMIKHCLLQSIKHIQILRDQLVAAGKKISYQSRVKDEPAYYCNECDVEVFDLLFVTSENGSKKMYVVHCEDCARLRSQNFSSVVVLEQYRMEELMAAYDSFTLAPAPSSR from the exons ATGCATCACACGGCGGAGCAGTTTGGTGGCCGTAGCTCACGGGACTCTTTCCCCCTGTCCGAGCTGAACCATGGATCATGGGCACCTGTGGCCGGCCGGCACTGGGGCCCTCCCCCCAG GGGTCTCCCCCCTGTCAGTCAGCCTCAGCTTCTTCACCTGCCGTCGGGTCACCTGACCGGGCCAAACCATCCCAGTAAATTCTTCAGCAGTGG GCGTCCTGGGGACAAGCTGGAACCATCGCTCCGAGCTTCGTGGGAGTCCGCCGGGCTGATGGGTCCCGATGTTGGACGGGGCTACCAGAACCCCAGCCGGCCACACCACGAGTATGGCCTGGCGGGCCGCCACAGCGCCTTGCTGAGG TTTGGTGGTCCTTACCAGCCACCGGCTTCCAGAAACCCTGCTCCCTTGGGCAGCATGTGGAGTCCACTAGCACAA TCCCGGCCGTTTCCAGGAAAGATTATAGGCGCCCAGCTGAAGCGGCCCGCACCCCCCCTCGTGGAGCACTCCATCATCCAGCATGCCCCGCCTCCACACCCACCCCCAAATGAAGAGTGCCCCAGTCCAAGCAAGAGGAAGAGGACTGGCAGCTCCGAGCAG GCGCCTCACCCAGGAGGGCAGCGCCTCCCCCTGCTGCCACTGTCACCTTCTCACTACCCCCCGCCCAAGCCAGCCTTCTGGAGCCCGTTGCATAAGGGCGGCGCCCCCTGGCCCGTGCTGGACCGGAAGAGCACCCCGGGGGACTTCCAG GAAGTACCCAAACCACCGATTGGGGGCTTTTCTTACAAGttcccccccaacacccccttGCCAGTCTCCCCGTCGCCTCTTAGCTCTCCAGCCTATAGCCAGGGCCATGGGGGCCCTCCTCCGCCGCTGGGGCACGGTGCCCACTTTCCCCCTCCCTTGCCCCTTCTCCCACTCGGCCGTGGCCTGCCCCACCCACGGGGCGCTGAAGGGGGCCAGCCACCCCAGGACAAAGAGAGGCTAGCACCGTCCCCAGCAAACTTTACCGGCGTGCCTTATAGCCACCGCCATCATCAGCCGTCTCCTGGCAGTGGCCTTTCAGAAACTCAGCGCTGCCCCCCAGAGGCCTGGAGGCCACATGGCCAGCAACCTCTCCATACTCAG CAGTCAGGTCAGTACGGGACAGCGCCAGAATCTCAGGGTACCCAGCACCAGAATGGAGCCCAGGAAACCAGGGGGCCCCGGGCTGGCCAGCACGCTGCCCCCTCCCGCACCCCTGTTATCACCTCCAGCCCCTCCAGCCTGTCCGCTTACAAATCTCCATGCCGACCCAGCCTATACACAGGCAACATGTCTGCCGTTCCTTCTGTaaccacagcgccccctgctgtctccACTGCACCAAGCACTCACACTAGCTGGAGTGGGAAGGCGCCCGTGGGGCTGGTCCGGCCTGAGCTGAAAGGAAGCCCCCTCGACAGTGGCAGTTCCAGGGCTTCCGGAGGCTCCCACCGGCCACAGCCACTCTCCCAGGGAGCTAGGTCTTACTTCAAGGAAGGGCCTGGCGTTGCTGTCTCTTCCTGCTCCTCTCCAGGCTCAAGGCTGGAGCTCCCAGGTGACAGGCTCTTAGGCAGAGTCTCCGACCCTATGACATCGGCCTCGGCTGCAGCCCCTGCCCTGTCtcgcccccccctcctcagagCTGCCCCAGTGGCACCTCAGAGCATCGAGGAAGCCCTGGACAAGCTGGATGCTGAACTGCAAGGCGTGGAGAAACGGCAGGAATGGGAAGGGATGAAGAAGAAGAGGGATGAGGAAAAGGAGCAAAAGAAGGTGCAGGAGGGCCGGTGTGAGACGCGCCCCGGGAATTCGGAGAGCCTTGGCCAGCTCCTGTCCAGCAGTCCCTTGGGACCCCCCCAAGCTAGCAGCAAGACCCCCTCACCCCCTACCTCCCAGCCCTCAGCTCCGTACCCCTGGCTGGGCCAGGCTGGAGCCCCCCCACAGCCTCAGGGCCCGGCCGAGAGGCCCCTGCCCCCACCTCTCACCCCACAGACAGACTCTGCCCGTGAGAAGCAGAGGCAGAGGGCTGAGTGGGCGCGGGGGGCCTCCCAAAGTCCCCAGTCGCAGGCTCTCTCAGGGATCACCCGTCCCCCCGCCCTGGGTCTTCCCGCCTTGCCCACTCCACTCATGCCCAGCCTATCCAAAGACTCCCTCAAGGAGATTTCGGGCAAAGATTGCACAGCCTCTACCTTGCCGCATCGAGACCCTCCCAAGCTCCTGCAGGCCCCCACCTCGTGCAGTGGTCTAGGCAGCCTCGGGAGCGGAGCCGCCGACTCGGACAGCGCCCCCTTTGAGGAGGAATCCCCAGAGCTCTCTACTATCCTGCCCGATGGTCTGGCCAACATCATGAAGATGTTGGATGAGTCCATCAAGAAAGAGGAGGAGCAGTACTCGGGTTCTGACGTGCCGTCCTACTCTCCTCCATCCCCCCTGCCCCGTTACCTGTGTGCCCCCCAACTCCTGCCTGCTACCAAGCCAAACCCAGGGGAGGATTTCGGCCCAGCGGGACACACCAGCCCCCCAGTGCTAAGCAGACAGGGCTCTCTGGCCTCCCCGTGCAGCCGCTCCTCCTCGCTAtgtgaggatgaagaggaggaggtcCCTCCGTCTTCGAAGACTCTTCACTCACCAGATACCGGGACGGGACTGGCTACCGGCTACCGCTACAGTGACCTGGCCAAGCTGTACGGCCTCCCCGAGCCGGCTAAGGCAGAGGGCGAcaatgaggaagaggaggaggaagaagacgAAGAGGAGGATCATTCCTGTTCCCCACCCCCTCAGCGGCCTCATCTCCACCAGACCGGCATGAGTAGTACATTGCTGGATTCTGATGTAGAACGTCAAAAGTATACGTATCGTGGAGGCCCCTTTGGCAGGCCCCCTCCCAATGCCCTCGGGGGTGTCAAGTactcctcttctctctctctgggcCCAGACATTTGCCGGCAGCAGCAGGAGAGCTCTGTGCAGCTTCCTGCTCAGCCATGCCCTCCCCCTGGACCACCCAGCCAGGAACCGGCTTGGAGCAAGGCACAGAAGCGTGAAGATGATACCTTGGACATCTACCAGATGGAACACGAGGACACTAAAGGAACGCTGGGGGTCTTCCGAAAAGGGGAGAAAGGCTTCTCGGCCCTGAGGGACCCCTCAAAGGCTGACCCTGAAGCTGGGCCACCTCGGTCAAAGATGAAGCTCACCACCATCTCCGAGTCCTCGCTGGCTGAACTGGGTCGCAGCTGTGAGGTCCTGCTGACCCGACATGGCATGCCAAGCCGGACCCCGGCCGAGAAGGAGAGCCAGAAGACTGggaaggacagggacagggacaagGAGAAGCGGAAGTACGATAGCAAGAAACACCAGCAGAGGAAAGAAAGGAAGAAGAAGCACAGGGAGAGGAAAGATGAGatgacctcctcctcctcatcctcctccaccaTTTCCTCTCACTCTAGTTCTAGCCGCAAGCATAAGGAGGGCAAATCGCACAGGGACAAAAAAGGCCGGGAGGTCCTAGGGAATGTCGACCTCCAGTGCAAGGAGGTCCGGGAAAAAGTCCGGTCTGCAGAGTCTGaagagaggaggaagaggaaagaGGAAGGGGGCGTGCCAACTGATGAGGGGGAGCAAGGCACCTGGGCGTCTTCAGACAGCGGTGCTGGAGTCAgcacggtcatctctggcagcGCCGCCCTAGGCATGGGTCCGGCGGACTTGCTGAAGCTGAAAGCGCTGTCCGATGGCCCTCCCAAGGAGCTGAAGATACGACTGATCAAAGTGGAGAGCGGCGACAGGGAGACCTTCATCGCCTCCGAGGTCGAGGAGAAAAGAATCCCCCTGTCAGAGATCACGATCAAGAACACTGCAGCGGAAGTGGTGCGAGCCTGCAA GGGGGCACGGATTAAGGGCAAGTTCCGCGAGTCCTATCTCCTGCCAGCCTTCTCCGTAAAGCCCGTACTGCCCATGGGCCACCCCATCCCACGCGAGAAGCTCAACCCGCCCACACCCAGCATCTAT CTGGAGAGCAAGCGGGACGCCTTCTCCCCCGTGCTGCTGCAGTTCTGCACTGATTCGAAGAACCCCATCACCGTCATCCGGGGCCTGGCCGGCTCTCTCCGCCTTA ACTTGGGCCTTTTCTCCACCAAGTCTCTGGTGGAGGCCAACGCAGACCACGCCGTGGAGGTGCGCACCCAGGTGCAGCAGCCGGCCGACGAGAACTGGGACCCCAGCGGCTCTGCACAGACGTGGCCGTGCGAGAGCAGCCGCTCACACACCACCATCGCCAAGTACGCCCAGTATCAGGCTTCATCCTTCCAGGAGAGCCTGCAG gaggaaaagggcaGTGACGAggaagatgatgatgaggaagaggaggagaaaaagACGAGCGTCCCGGAGCCCTTGTTCACTGGCCCAAG caCGGAACAGAAGCCAGTGGGCAAGATAATCAAATTTGGCACCAACATTGACCTCTCAGACCCCAAGCG CTGGAAGCCCCAGCTGCAAGAGCTACTGAAGCTGCCGGCCTTCATGCGCGTCTCGTCCAGCGGGAACATGCTGAGTCACGTGGGCCACACCATCCTGGGCATGAACTCTGTGCAGCTCTACATGAAGGTCCCAGGCAGCAGGACGCCag gccaccaggAGAACAATAACTTCTGCTCTGTGAACATCAACATTGGCCCCGGGGACTGCGAGTGGTTCGCTGTGCATGACAACTACTGGGAGGTCATCAATGACTTCTGTGAGAG GAATGGAGTGGACTATCTAACAGGCTCGTGGTGGCCAGTTCTGGAAGACCTTTACCGGGCCAACATCCCAGTGTACCGCTTCATTCAGCGCCCAGGGGACCTGGTGTGGATCAATGCGGGCACAGTGCACTGGGTCCAGGCTGTTGGCTGGTGCAACAACATCGCCTGGAATGTGGGCCCCCTCAACT CCTATCAGTACCAGCTGGCTCTGGAGCGCTTCGAGTGGAATGAGGTGAAGAAGGTCAAGTCCATAGTGCCCATGATCCACGTGTCTTGGAACGTGGCCCGCACGGTCAAGATCACCGACCCCGACACATACAAGATGATCAA ACACTGCCTTCTGCAGTCCATTAAGCACATCCAGATCTTGAGGGACCAGCTGGTGGCAGCTGGGAAAAAGATCTCCTACCAGAGCCGAGTGAAGGATGAGCCCGCCTACTACTGCAATGAGTGTGAC GTGGAGGTGTTCGACCTGCTGTTCGTGACGAGCGAGAACGGCAGCAAGAAGATGTACGTGGTGCACTGCGAGGACTGCGCACGTCTGCGCAGCCAGAATTTCTCTAGCGTAGTGGTCCTGGAGCAGTATCGCATGGAGGAGCTGATGGCAGCCTATGACAGCTTTACCCTG GCTCCAGCCCCCAGCTCACGGTGA
- the kdm6ba gene encoding uncharacterized protein kdm6ba isoform X1 has product MHHTAEQFGGRSSRDSFPLSELNHGSWAPVAGRHWGPPPRGLPPVSQPQLLHLPSGHLTGPNHPSKFFSSGRPGDKLEPSLRASWESAGLMGPDVGRGYQNPSRPHHEYGLAGRHSALLRFGGPYQPPASRNPAPLGSMWSPLAQQSRPFPGKIIGAQLKRPAPPLVEHSIIQHAPPPHPPPNEECPSPSKRKRTGSSEQAPHPGGQRLPLLPLSPSHYPPPKPAFWSPLHKGGAPWPVLDRKSTPGDFQEVPKPPIGGFSYKFPPNTPLPVSPSPLSSPAYSQGHGGPPPPLGHGAHFPPPLPLLPLGRGLPHPRGAEGGQPPQDKERLAPSPANFTGVPYSHRHHQPSPGSGLSETQRCPPEAWRPHGQQPLHTQQSGQYGTAPESQGTQHQNGAQETRGPRAGQHAAPSRTPVITSSPSSLSAYKSPCRPSLYTGNMSAVPSVTTAPPAVSTAPSTHTSWSGKAPVGLVRPELKGSPLDSGSSRASGGSHRPQPLSQGARSYFKEGPGVAVSSCSSPGSRLELPGDRLLGRVSDPMTSASAAAPALSRPPLLRAAPVAPQSIEEALDKLDAELQGVEKRQEWEGMKKKRDEEKEQKKVQEGRCETRPGNSESLGQLLSSSPLGPPQASSKTPSPPTSQPSAPYPWLGQAGAPPQPQGPAERPLPPPLTPQTDSAREKQRQRAEWARGASQSPQSQALSGITRPPALGLPALPTPLMPSLSKDSLKEISGKDCTASTLPHRDPPKLLQAPTSCSGLGSLGSGAADSDSAPFEEESPELSTILPDGLANIMKMLDESIKKEEEQYSGSDVPSYSPPSPLPRYLCAPQLLPATKPNPGEDFGPAGHTSPPVLSRQGSLASPCSRSSSLCEDEEEEVPPSSKTLHSPDTGTGLATGYRYSDLAKLYGLPEPAKAEGDNEEEEEEEDEEEDHSCSPPPQRPHLHQTGMSSTLLDSDVERQKYTYRGGPFGRPPPNALGGVKYSSSLSLGPDICRQQQESSVQLPAQPCPPPGPPSQEPAWSKAQKREDDTLDIYQMEHEDTKGTLGVFRKGEKGFSALRDPSKADPEAGPPRSKMKLTTISESSLAELGRSCEVLLTRHGMPSRTPAEKESQKTGKDRDRDKEKRKYDSKKHQQRKERKKKHRERKDEMTSSSSSSSTISSHSSSSRKHKEGKSHRDKKGREVLGNVDLQCKEVREKVRSAESEERRKRKEEGGVPTDEGEQGTWASSDSGAGVSTVISGSAALGMGPADLLKLKALSDGPPKELKIRLIKVESGDRETFIASEVEEKRIPLSEITIKNTAAEVVRACKGARIKGKFRESYLLPAFSVKPVLPMGHPIPREKLNPPTPSIYLESKRDAFSPVLLQFCTDSKNPITVIRGLAGSLRLNLGLFSTKSLVEANADHAVEVRTQVQQPADENWDPSGSAQTWPCESSRSHTTIAKYAQYQASSFQESLQEEKGSDEEDDDEEEEEKKTSVPEPLFTGPSTEQKPVGKIIKFGTNIDLSDPKRWKPQLQELLKLPAFMRVSSSGNMLSHVGHTILGMNSVQLYMKVPGSRTPGHQENNNFCSVNINIGPGDCEWFAVHDNYWEVINDFCERNGVDYLTGSWWPVLEDLYRANIPVYRFIQRPGDLVWINAGTVHWVQAVGWCNNIAWNVGPLNSYQYQLALERFEWNEVKKVKSIVPMIHVSWNVARTVKITDPDTYKMIKHCLLQSIKHIQILRDQLVAAGKKISYQSRVKDEPAYYCNECDVEVFDLLFVTSENGSKKMYVVHCEDCARLRSQNFSSVVVLEQYRMEELMAAYDSFTLAPAPSSR; this is encoded by the exons ATGCATCACACGGCGGAGCAGTTTGGTGGCCGTAGCTCACGGGACTCTTTCCCCCTGTCCGAGCTGAACCATGGATCATGGGCACCTGTGGCCGGCCGGCACTGGGGCCCTCCCCCCAG GGGTCTCCCCCCTGTCAGTCAGCCTCAGCTTCTTCACCTGCCGTCGGGTCACCTGACCGGGCCAAACCATCCCAGTAAATTCTTCAGCAGTGG GCGTCCTGGGGACAAGCTGGAACCATCGCTCCGAGCTTCGTGGGAGTCCGCCGGGCTGATGGGTCCCGATGTTGGACGGGGCTACCAGAACCCCAGCCGGCCACACCACGAGTATGGCCTGGCGGGCCGCCACAGCGCCTTGCTGAGG TTTGGTGGTCCTTACCAGCCACCGGCTTCCAGAAACCCTGCTCCCTTGGGCAGCATGTGGAGTCCACTAGCACAA CAGTCCCGGCCGTTTCCAGGAAAGATTATAGGCGCCCAGCTGAAGCGGCCCGCACCCCCCCTCGTGGAGCACTCCATCATCCAGCATGCCCCGCCTCCACACCCACCCCCAAATGAAGAGTGCCCCAGTCCAAGCAAGAGGAAGAGGACTGGCAGCTCCGAGCAG GCGCCTCACCCAGGAGGGCAGCGCCTCCCCCTGCTGCCACTGTCACCTTCTCACTACCCCCCGCCCAAGCCAGCCTTCTGGAGCCCGTTGCATAAGGGCGGCGCCCCCTGGCCCGTGCTGGACCGGAAGAGCACCCCGGGGGACTTCCAG GAAGTACCCAAACCACCGATTGGGGGCTTTTCTTACAAGttcccccccaacacccccttGCCAGTCTCCCCGTCGCCTCTTAGCTCTCCAGCCTATAGCCAGGGCCATGGGGGCCCTCCTCCGCCGCTGGGGCACGGTGCCCACTTTCCCCCTCCCTTGCCCCTTCTCCCACTCGGCCGTGGCCTGCCCCACCCACGGGGCGCTGAAGGGGGCCAGCCACCCCAGGACAAAGAGAGGCTAGCACCGTCCCCAGCAAACTTTACCGGCGTGCCTTATAGCCACCGCCATCATCAGCCGTCTCCTGGCAGTGGCCTTTCAGAAACTCAGCGCTGCCCCCCAGAGGCCTGGAGGCCACATGGCCAGCAACCTCTCCATACTCAG CAGTCAGGTCAGTACGGGACAGCGCCAGAATCTCAGGGTACCCAGCACCAGAATGGAGCCCAGGAAACCAGGGGGCCCCGGGCTGGCCAGCACGCTGCCCCCTCCCGCACCCCTGTTATCACCTCCAGCCCCTCCAGCCTGTCCGCTTACAAATCTCCATGCCGACCCAGCCTATACACAGGCAACATGTCTGCCGTTCCTTCTGTaaccacagcgccccctgctgtctccACTGCACCAAGCACTCACACTAGCTGGAGTGGGAAGGCGCCCGTGGGGCTGGTCCGGCCTGAGCTGAAAGGAAGCCCCCTCGACAGTGGCAGTTCCAGGGCTTCCGGAGGCTCCCACCGGCCACAGCCACTCTCCCAGGGAGCTAGGTCTTACTTCAAGGAAGGGCCTGGCGTTGCTGTCTCTTCCTGCTCCTCTCCAGGCTCAAGGCTGGAGCTCCCAGGTGACAGGCTCTTAGGCAGAGTCTCCGACCCTATGACATCGGCCTCGGCTGCAGCCCCTGCCCTGTCtcgcccccccctcctcagagCTGCCCCAGTGGCACCTCAGAGCATCGAGGAAGCCCTGGACAAGCTGGATGCTGAACTGCAAGGCGTGGAGAAACGGCAGGAATGGGAAGGGATGAAGAAGAAGAGGGATGAGGAAAAGGAGCAAAAGAAGGTGCAGGAGGGCCGGTGTGAGACGCGCCCCGGGAATTCGGAGAGCCTTGGCCAGCTCCTGTCCAGCAGTCCCTTGGGACCCCCCCAAGCTAGCAGCAAGACCCCCTCACCCCCTACCTCCCAGCCCTCAGCTCCGTACCCCTGGCTGGGCCAGGCTGGAGCCCCCCCACAGCCTCAGGGCCCGGCCGAGAGGCCCCTGCCCCCACCTCTCACCCCACAGACAGACTCTGCCCGTGAGAAGCAGAGGCAGAGGGCTGAGTGGGCGCGGGGGGCCTCCCAAAGTCCCCAGTCGCAGGCTCTCTCAGGGATCACCCGTCCCCCCGCCCTGGGTCTTCCCGCCTTGCCCACTCCACTCATGCCCAGCCTATCCAAAGACTCCCTCAAGGAGATTTCGGGCAAAGATTGCACAGCCTCTACCTTGCCGCATCGAGACCCTCCCAAGCTCCTGCAGGCCCCCACCTCGTGCAGTGGTCTAGGCAGCCTCGGGAGCGGAGCCGCCGACTCGGACAGCGCCCCCTTTGAGGAGGAATCCCCAGAGCTCTCTACTATCCTGCCCGATGGTCTGGCCAACATCATGAAGATGTTGGATGAGTCCATCAAGAAAGAGGAGGAGCAGTACTCGGGTTCTGACGTGCCGTCCTACTCTCCTCCATCCCCCCTGCCCCGTTACCTGTGTGCCCCCCAACTCCTGCCTGCTACCAAGCCAAACCCAGGGGAGGATTTCGGCCCAGCGGGACACACCAGCCCCCCAGTGCTAAGCAGACAGGGCTCTCTGGCCTCCCCGTGCAGCCGCTCCTCCTCGCTAtgtgaggatgaagaggaggaggtcCCTCCGTCTTCGAAGACTCTTCACTCACCAGATACCGGGACGGGACTGGCTACCGGCTACCGCTACAGTGACCTGGCCAAGCTGTACGGCCTCCCCGAGCCGGCTAAGGCAGAGGGCGAcaatgaggaagaggaggaggaagaagacgAAGAGGAGGATCATTCCTGTTCCCCACCCCCTCAGCGGCCTCATCTCCACCAGACCGGCATGAGTAGTACATTGCTGGATTCTGATGTAGAACGTCAAAAGTATACGTATCGTGGAGGCCCCTTTGGCAGGCCCCCTCCCAATGCCCTCGGGGGTGTCAAGTactcctcttctctctctctgggcCCAGACATTTGCCGGCAGCAGCAGGAGAGCTCTGTGCAGCTTCCTGCTCAGCCATGCCCTCCCCCTGGACCACCCAGCCAGGAACCGGCTTGGAGCAAGGCACAGAAGCGTGAAGATGATACCTTGGACATCTACCAGATGGAACACGAGGACACTAAAGGAACGCTGGGGGTCTTCCGAAAAGGGGAGAAAGGCTTCTCGGCCCTGAGGGACCCCTCAAAGGCTGACCCTGAAGCTGGGCCACCTCGGTCAAAGATGAAGCTCACCACCATCTCCGAGTCCTCGCTGGCTGAACTGGGTCGCAGCTGTGAGGTCCTGCTGACCCGACATGGCATGCCAAGCCGGACCCCGGCCGAGAAGGAGAGCCAGAAGACTGggaaggacagggacagggacaagGAGAAGCGGAAGTACGATAGCAAGAAACACCAGCAGAGGAAAGAAAGGAAGAAGAAGCACAGGGAGAGGAAAGATGAGatgacctcctcctcctcatcctcctccaccaTTTCCTCTCACTCTAGTTCTAGCCGCAAGCATAAGGAGGGCAAATCGCACAGGGACAAAAAAGGCCGGGAGGTCCTAGGGAATGTCGACCTCCAGTGCAAGGAGGTCCGGGAAAAAGTCCGGTCTGCAGAGTCTGaagagaggaggaagaggaaagaGGAAGGGGGCGTGCCAACTGATGAGGGGGAGCAAGGCACCTGGGCGTCTTCAGACAGCGGTGCTGGAGTCAgcacggtcatctctggcagcGCCGCCCTAGGCATGGGTCCGGCGGACTTGCTGAAGCTGAAAGCGCTGTCCGATGGCCCTCCCAAGGAGCTGAAGATACGACTGATCAAAGTGGAGAGCGGCGACAGGGAGACCTTCATCGCCTCCGAGGTCGAGGAGAAAAGAATCCCCCTGTCAGAGATCACGATCAAGAACACTGCAGCGGAAGTGGTGCGAGCCTGCAA GGGGGCACGGATTAAGGGCAAGTTCCGCGAGTCCTATCTCCTGCCAGCCTTCTCCGTAAAGCCCGTACTGCCCATGGGCCACCCCATCCCACGCGAGAAGCTCAACCCGCCCACACCCAGCATCTAT CTGGAGAGCAAGCGGGACGCCTTCTCCCCCGTGCTGCTGCAGTTCTGCACTGATTCGAAGAACCCCATCACCGTCATCCGGGGCCTGGCCGGCTCTCTCCGCCTTA ACTTGGGCCTTTTCTCCACCAAGTCTCTGGTGGAGGCCAACGCAGACCACGCCGTGGAGGTGCGCACCCAGGTGCAGCAGCCGGCCGACGAGAACTGGGACCCCAGCGGCTCTGCACAGACGTGGCCGTGCGAGAGCAGCCGCTCACACACCACCATCGCCAAGTACGCCCAGTATCAGGCTTCATCCTTCCAGGAGAGCCTGCAG gaggaaaagggcaGTGACGAggaagatgatgatgaggaagaggaggagaaaaagACGAGCGTCCCGGAGCCCTTGTTCACTGGCCCAAG caCGGAACAGAAGCCAGTGGGCAAGATAATCAAATTTGGCACCAACATTGACCTCTCAGACCCCAAGCG CTGGAAGCCCCAGCTGCAAGAGCTACTGAAGCTGCCGGCCTTCATGCGCGTCTCGTCCAGCGGGAACATGCTGAGTCACGTGGGCCACACCATCCTGGGCATGAACTCTGTGCAGCTCTACATGAAGGTCCCAGGCAGCAGGACGCCag gccaccaggAGAACAATAACTTCTGCTCTGTGAACATCAACATTGGCCCCGGGGACTGCGAGTGGTTCGCTGTGCATGACAACTACTGGGAGGTCATCAATGACTTCTGTGAGAG GAATGGAGTGGACTATCTAACAGGCTCGTGGTGGCCAGTTCTGGAAGACCTTTACCGGGCCAACATCCCAGTGTACCGCTTCATTCAGCGCCCAGGGGACCTGGTGTGGATCAATGCGGGCACAGTGCACTGGGTCCAGGCTGTTGGCTGGTGCAACAACATCGCCTGGAATGTGGGCCCCCTCAACT CCTATCAGTACCAGCTGGCTCTGGAGCGCTTCGAGTGGAATGAGGTGAAGAAGGTCAAGTCCATAGTGCCCATGATCCACGTGTCTTGGAACGTGGCCCGCACGGTCAAGATCACCGACCCCGACACATACAAGATGATCAA ACACTGCCTTCTGCAGTCCATTAAGCACATCCAGATCTTGAGGGACCAGCTGGTGGCAGCTGGGAAAAAGATCTCCTACCAGAGCCGAGTGAAGGATGAGCCCGCCTACTACTGCAATGAGTGTGAC GTGGAGGTGTTCGACCTGCTGTTCGTGACGAGCGAGAACGGCAGCAAGAAGATGTACGTGGTGCACTGCGAGGACTGCGCACGTCTGCGCAGCCAGAATTTCTCTAGCGTAGTGGTCCTGGAGCAGTATCGCATGGAGGAGCTGATGGCAGCCTATGACAGCTTTACCCTG GCTCCAGCCCCCAGCTCACGGTGA